In Centropristis striata isolate RG_2023a ecotype Rhode Island chromosome 5, C.striata_1.0, whole genome shotgun sequence, a single genomic region encodes these proteins:
- the mecp2 gene encoding methyl-CpG-binding protein 2, which yields MAAVESGEERLEEGEEPVEQPASRERDRSHSKTKKARRERRHADQGAGTTSSALQPQMGAEPQTQAAEPVAGPSEPGSEFGAGSESAGSPRQRRSVIRDRGPLYDDPSLPEGWTRKLKQRKSGRSAGKFDVYLINSEGKAFRSKVELIAYFQKVGDTTTDPNDFDFTVTGRGSPSRREKRPPKKPKVVKPSGRGRGRPKGSGKLRQATEGVAMKRVVEKTPGKLLVKMPFSKAEPSTATAAAAATAKAASPALVPKSRPGRKRKSEQELPTPPQTTPKKRGRKPASAAAASSVTATASTSGSSAAGSYSAAAILAAEAKRRAAKESSTKLVVQETALPIKKRKTRETVEERESVQTLAAATAETERRDTVEGSGSGEMAQPSDPQPAPSEQRPAAADETPHVHKAHKGRKHKEKTGLSGGEGRSRGEEEGDEGGTGGRSSSSSSSISPSKSHKRKERPPHKHHHHHHHRHQHASTSTSTSTLEPPPPAASRPEARPQTGPQPTPQQVQHTQQAPPRPQSKSAPQSPPEPRHPPPQPRHQPQPQARSQQQPQPPSPGQPQARSQQHPQTPSPGQPQARSQQHPQTPSPGQPQARSQQHPQTPSPGQSQARSQQHPQTPSPGQPQARSQQHPQTTSPGQPRYPAPQPFPTRHAVPQPRSQQPPPQTHSQTQAPPPKVHSQPVHSPAPHQTQLQAQQAPPQSPSILHVHPPQTRHPHPQTQAPPVLQPQTQTRHPSQPHPQLKQQPQPRQSLQPQTRTPAQLQTQLQLRTPQLQPQTQSRTPAQTPPQSQSRTPAQTPPQSQSRTPAQTPPQSQSRTSAQPQPYLPPRHPAQPQPQTRHPSQHQTQYRPQPRPSLSGPRPTQSHSQAQPQPHFQRIQTQPRVQPHPQLARPHLQHLSTHRPSPSLTRTSLVPTQQNQSEQPQDLSTSRPGRGSLLPSREVRAEGVRAEGRGEPAVAPESREERGSNSTSRPSGPPGVPGVDSRARLRVEPEASGEGRELRDIVPQSAVPCPSREETVESRTAVSERVS from the exons atggccgccgtggagagcggagaggagagact agaggagggggaggagcctGTGGAGCAGCCGGCCTCCAGAGAGCGAGACCGATCCCACAGCAAGACCAAGAAGGCCCGCAGAGAGCGTCGCCATGCCGACCAGGGGGCGGGGACCACCAGCTCCGCCCTGCAGCCACAGATGGGAGCGGAGCCGCAGACCCAG GCGGCAGAGCCGGTGGCGGGCCCCTCGGAGCCCGGCTCAGAGTTCGGGGCAGGTAGCGAGTCTGCAGGTTCTCCCCGGCAGCGGCGATCCGTGATCCGGGACCGTGGGCCGCTCTACGACGACCCGTCGCTGCCCGAAGGCTGGACCCGCAAACTGAAGCAGAGGAAGTCAGGCCGCTCGGCGGGGAAGTTCGACGTCTACCTGATCAA ctcgGAGGGGAAAGCCTTCCGCTCCAAGGTGGAACTGATTGCCTACTTCCAGAAGGTCGGCGACACCACCACTGACCCCAACGACTTTGACTTCACCGTCACTGGCCGGGGGAGCCCCTCCCGCCGCGAGAAGCGTCCGCCCAAGAAACCCAAGGTGGTGAAACCGTCAGGCCGAGGCCGGGGCCGGCCCAAAG gcagTGGGAAGCTGCGGCAGGCCACTGAGGGTGTGGCCATGAAGCGCGTGGTAGAGAAAACTCCGGGCAAACTGCTGGTCAAGATGCCCTTCAGCAAGGCAGAGCCCTCCACCGCCACCGCTGCTGCCGCCGCCACAGCTAAG GCAGCGTCTCCTGCGCTGGTTCCCAAGTCCCGTCCCGGCAGAAAGAGGAAGTCCGAGCAGGAGCTTCCGACCCCGCCGCAGACCACTCCCAAGAAGCGGGGCAGGAAGCCAGCCTCGGCGGCAGCAGCATCATCAGTCACCGCGACGGCGTCCACCTCCGGCAGCTCGGCCGCCGGGAGCTACTCCGCCGCCGCCATCTTAGCTGCGGAGGCCAAACGGAGAGCGGCCAAGGAGTCTTCCACCAAACTCGTCGTCCAGGAAACAGCCCTGCCAATCAAAAAACGCAAAACGAGAGAGACagtggaggagagggagagtgtTCAGACTCTGGCTGCTGCCACAGCTGAGACTGAGAGACGGGACACTGTGGAGGGGTCAGGGTCAGGGGAGATGGCTCAGCCCTCAGACCCTCAGCCTGCCCCCTCCGAGCAGAGACCGGCCGCCGCGGACGAGACACCGCACGTACACAAGGCGCATAAAGGCAGGAAGCACAAGGAGAAAACAGGACTGTCGgggggagaggggaggagccggggggaggaggagggagatgaGGGAGGAACCGGGGGGaggagtagcagcagcagcagtagcatcAGCCCGTCAAAGAGCCACAAGAGGAAGGAGCGTCCGCCTCacaaacaccaccaccaccatcaccaccgcCACCAACAcgcctccacctccacctccacctccacgcTGGAACcgcctcctcctgcagcctccaGGCCTGAAGCTAGGCCCCAGACTGGGCCTCAGCCCACCCCCCAACAGGTGCAGCACACCCAGCAAGCTCCTCCAAGACCACAGTCCAAGTCCGCCCCTCAGTCCCCGCCCGAGCCTCGGCATCCTCCCCCTCAGCCGCGGCACCAGCCCCAGCCCCAGGCCCGGTCCCAGCAGCAACCCCAGCCCCCGTCCCCTGGTCAGCCCCAGGCCCGATCCCAGCAGCATCCTCAGACCCCATCCCCCGGTCAGCCCCAGGCCCGGTCCCAGCAGCATCCCCAGACCCCGTCCCCCGGTCAGCCCCAGGCCCGGTCCCAGCAGCATCCCCAGACCCCGTCCCCTGGTCAGTCCCAGGCCCGGTCCCAGCAGCATCCCCAGACCCCGTCCCCTGGTCAGCCCCAGGCCCGATCCCAGCAGCATCCCCAGACCACGTCCCCCGGTCAGCCTCGGTACCCAGCACCCCAGCCGTTTCCGACCAGGCACGCTGTGCCCCAGCCACGGTCACAACAACCCCCACCCCAGACCCACAGTCAGACCCAGGCCCCCCCCCCGAAAGTCCATTCACAGCCTGTCCACTCTCCCGCTCCGCATCAGACCCAGCTCCAGGCTCAGCAAGCCCCCCCTCAGTCCCCATCCATCCTGCACGTTCATCCGCCCCAAACGAGGCATCCGCATCCCCAGACCCAGGCCCCCCCTGTACTCCAACCCCAAACCCAGACGAGGCACCCATCTCAACCCCATCCCCAGCTCAAACAGCAACCGCAGCCCCGGCAGTCACTGCAACCTCAGACCAGGACCCCAGCCCAGCTCCAGACTCAGCTGCAGCTCAGAACCCCTCAACTGCAACCTCAAACCCAGTCCAGGACTCCAGCCCAAACACCGCCTCAGTCCCAGTCCAGAACCCCAGCCCAAACTCCACCTCAGTCCCAGTCCAGAACCCCAGCCCAAACTCCGCCTCAGTCCCAGTCCAGGACCTCAGCCCAACCTCAGCCTTATCTGCCACCCAGACATCCAGCTCAGCCCCAACCCCAGACCAGACACCCATCGCAACACCAGACTCAATACAGACCACAACCCAGACCGTCTCTCTCCGGGCCGAGGCCGACCCAGTCCCATTCCCAAGCACAACCACAACCACACTTTCAGCGTATTCAGACACAGCCACGCGTCCAGCCACATCCTCAGCTTGCCAGGCCCCATCTGCAGCACCTCTCAACCCACCGACCCTCTCCCAGCCTCACCAGGACCAGCCTGGTCCCCACTCAGCAGAACCAGAGTGAACAGCCCCAAGACCTGAGCACCTCGCGGCCCGGCCGGGGGAGCCTGCTGCCGAGCCGAGAGGTCAGGGCGGAGGGCGTGAGGGCGGAGGGCCGGGGGGAGCCTGCCGTGGCACCAGAGAGCCGAGAGGAAAGAGGGTCGAACAGCACCTCGAGGCCTTCCGGACCGCCGGGAGTTCCCGGGGTGGACAGCAGGGCTCGGCTCCGGGTGGAGCCAGAGGCGTCGGGCGAGGGCAGGGAGCTCAGAGACATCGTCCCCCAGTCCGCCGTGCCGTGTCCCAGCCGAGAGGAGACCGTAGAGTCACGGACTGCCGTCAGCGAAAGAGTCAGCTGA